From a region of the Tachypleus tridentatus isolate NWPU-2018 chromosome 1, ASM421037v1, whole genome shotgun sequence genome:
- the LOC143238744 gene encoding crustacean hyperglycemic hormone 6-like, which translates to MMPMTMFLSLPSAVLLTFLLTTSCSSQLSEKRGFTDQGCMGTYDSTKLARLNRICEECYNVYQVPLIHKSCRSNCFKNEMFTDCIKVLLLESDEQQLNSMVGELFGKRK; encoded by the exons ATG ATGCCAATGACCATGTTTTTATCACTTCCATCTGCTGTATTATTAACGTTCCTTCTAACAACTTCATGTTCTTCCCAGTTAAGTGAAAAACGTGGTTTTACTGACCAAGGATGTATGGGAACTTACGACAGTACCAAGCTTGCTCGGTTGAATCGAATCtgtgaagaatgttataatgtttaccagGTTCCACTCATTCACAAATCCTGCAG ATCGAACTGCTTCAAGAACGAAATGTTCACCGACTGTATCAAGGTTCTACTTCTTGAGTCTGACGAACAACAATTAAATAGTATGGTGggagaattatttggaaaaaggaAGTAA